A genome region from Salvia splendens isolate huo1 chromosome 19, SspV2, whole genome shotgun sequence includes the following:
- the LOC121779462 gene encoding OVARIAN TUMOR DOMAIN-containing deubiquitinating enzyme 9-like, translating to MTMLHRPSYAAILANGASAYDAKIPAKGASSYDAEIPANDASAYDYHVPKINEEVASSDHERLLNRLELYELVEHKIMGDGNCQFRSLSDQIYGTSDYHDVVREEIVHQLKSQPELYASFVSMAYGDYLKKMSRNGEWGDNVTLQAAADCYGVKIFVVTSYKDTCYIEILPKVEKSDKTVLLSFRAEVHYNSIYPCEDGKNNKESW from the exons ATGACAATGCTTCACCGCCCTTCTTACGCTGCAATACTGGCAAACGGAGCTTCCGCCTACGACGCCAAGATACCGGCGAAAGGTGCTTCCTCCTATGATGCCGAGATACCGGCTAATGATGCTTCCGCCTATGACTAC CACGTTCCTAAAATCAATGAAGAAGTTGCATCATCGGATCATGAAAGACTTCTCAATAG GTTGGAGCTATATGAGCTAGTCGAACACAAGATTATGGGAGACGGTAACTGTCAG TTCCGCTCGCTGTCTGATCAGATATACGGGACATCAGACTATCACGACGTTGTAAGAGAAGAAATAGTCCATCAGCTGAAGTCGCAGCCCGAGCTATATGCCAGTTTTGTCTCCATGGCTTATGGAGACTACTTGAAAAAAATGAGCAGAAATGGGGAATGGGGAGATAATGTCACGTTGCAGGCCGCTGCTGATTGC TATGGCGTAAAGATCTTTGTGGTTACTTCATACAAAGATACATGCTACATTGAGATTCTTCCAAAAGTTGAGAAATCAGACAAAA CTGTCTTGCTGAGCTTTCGGGCTGAAGTGCACTACAATTCGATTTATCCTTGCGAAGATGGCAAGAACAACAAGGAGTCGTGGTGA
- the LOC121779206 gene encoding cysteine protease XCP1-like, with protein MTQHGFSYENEKVKQTRFQIFKDNVQHIERHNQEGNHTYKLGINKFADLTNEEFLAKYARSCMPSFKVRLSNQSTYEYKDMKDVPPSLDWRDHNAVTAVGDQGSCGRLIQLSEKRILDCNYYHEDCNGGRMDHAVEFVRKNGGLSSDIDYPYTGNQGACANNKPSSLSSVITGFSCIPNYNEAALLAAVANQPVSESVELI; from the exons ATGACTCAACATGGATTCTCCTATGAGAATGAAAAAGTGAAGCAAACAAGGTTTCAAATATTTAAAGATAATGTGCAGCATATTGAAAGGCATAATCAAGAAGGAAATCACACGTACAAGCTTGGGATAAACAAATTTGCAGATCTAACAAATGAAGAGTTCTTGGCTAAGTATGCAAGAAGTTGCATGCCATCATTCAAGGTACGATTATCAAATCAATCAACTTATGAATACAAAGATATGAAAGATGTACCACCTAGTCTTGACTGGAGAGATCACAATGCCGTCACAGCTGTAGGGGATCAAGGAAGTTGTG GTAGGCTAATTCAATTATCAGAGAAACGTATTTTGGACTGCAACTACTACCACGAAGACTGCAATGGCGGAAGAATGGATCATGCTGTCGAATTTGTTAGGAAAAATGGGGGTCTTTCATCTGATATTGATTATCCTTACACTGGAAATCAAGGAGCATGTGCCAATAACAAACCATCATCTCTTTCCTCAGTGATCACTGGATTTAGTTGTATTCCTAATTATAATGAGGCAGCATTGTTAGCAGCAGTAGCTAACCAACCTGTCTCG GAGAGTGTGGAACTAATTTAG